The proteins below are encoded in one region of Pelagibacterium flavum:
- a CDS encoding AraC family transcriptional regulator, with the protein MRFVGKVIWYIESNFRKGVGLDEIAAACGVSRFHMCRSFAAATGYPVIDYLRGRRLTEAARQLAAGAPSILDVALQAGYGSHEAFTRAFRDRFGVTPETVRDGGAVDQTLLVEPIRMDRANETTIELAEPRREKSGPLTIVGLSRRYKYREVGGIPAQWVEFQPFEGTLGEQKGLWYGVCDGFNETEGTFRYTCGVAVEQPGDVPAELEVIKLAARSYLAFAHKGHISELRHTMNAIWSQYMPVSPDKPDGDAPMFELYDEKFDPRTGHGGLEIWIPIKG; encoded by the coding sequence GTGCGGTTCGTGGGCAAGGTGATCTGGTACATCGAGAGCAATTTCCGCAAAGGGGTTGGGCTCGATGAAATCGCAGCGGCCTGCGGCGTGTCGCGATTTCACATGTGCCGCAGCTTTGCGGCGGCAACGGGGTATCCGGTCATCGACTATCTGCGGGGCCGGCGGTTGACCGAAGCGGCCCGGCAGCTCGCGGCGGGCGCGCCAAGCATACTCGATGTGGCGCTACAAGCCGGATACGGGTCCCATGAAGCCTTTACCCGCGCCTTTCGCGACCGGTTCGGGGTAACGCCCGAGACGGTGAGGGATGGAGGCGCGGTGGATCAAACCCTGCTTGTGGAGCCCATCAGAATGGACAGAGCAAACGAGACGACAATTGAACTGGCAGAGCCGCGGCGCGAGAAGAGCGGGCCGCTGACCATCGTCGGGCTGAGCCGACGATATAAATATCGCGAGGTGGGGGGCATCCCTGCGCAATGGGTGGAGTTTCAGCCTTTCGAGGGTACGCTGGGCGAGCAGAAGGGCCTTTGGTACGGGGTATGCGACGGGTTCAACGAAACCGAGGGGACCTTTCGCTACACCTGCGGGGTCGCCGTCGAGCAACCGGGAGACGTGCCCGCAGAACTTGAGGTCATCAAACTGGCTGCCCGATCTTACCTTGCCTTTGCGCACAAGGGGCATATCTCGGAGTTGCGGCACACGATGAATGCGATCTGGAGCCAATATATGCCGGTTAGTCCCGACAAGCCCGATGGCGATGCGCCAATGTTCGAGCTTTATGATGAAAAGTTCGACCCCAGGACCGGACATGGTGGATTGGAAATCTGGATTCCGATCAAGGGGTAA
- a CDS encoding IS630 family transposase (programmed frameshift), which translates to MTAPLSNDLRERVVGAIETGESCRSVAARFGVAVSSAVKWHQRYRATGSVEPGKMGGHRKRILDPHRSFIVERIDQRPHLTLHGLKEELAARGVKVSHDTVWKFLRREGLRFKKTLFALEHARADIARRRRRWRSFQADLDPRRLVFIDETWIKTNMAPLRGWGQKGKRLRGFAPHGHWRTLTFLAALRCDRLTAPCVFDGPINGQCFRAYVEQQLVPVLEPGDIVVMDNLGSHKAAAIRQAIKAAGARLWFLPPYSPDLNPIEQAFAKIKHWMRQAQMRTLEDTWRHVGHLISNISQDECANYLENAGYASVKN; encoded by the exons ATGACAGCACCTCTATCCAATGATCTTCGCGAGCGTGTCGTTGGTGCGATCGAGACCGGTGAGAGCTGCCGGTCTGTCGCGGCCCGCTTTGGTGTTGCCGTTTCCTCGGCGGTGAAGTGGCATCAGCGCTACCGGGCTACGGGCTCGGTGGAGCCCGGCAAGATGGGTGGGCACCGCAAGCGCATTCTCGACCCTCACCGATCATTCATCGTTGAGCGCATTGACCAGAGACCGCATCTGACGCTGCACGGACTGAAGGAGGAGCTGGCGGCGCGCGGGGTGAAGGTGTCGCACGATACGGTGTGGAAATTCCTGCGCCGTGAGGGGCTTCGTTTC AAAAAAACACTGTTCGCCCTTGAGCATGCTCGTGCCGACATAGCCCGGCGGCGACGGCGCTGGCGGTCTTTTCAGGCGGATCTCGATCCCCGGCGGCTGGTGTTCATTGATGAGACATGGATCAAGACCAACATGGCGCCGCTGCGTGGCTGGGGGCAGAAGGGCAAACGCCTGCGTGGTTTTGCCCCGCATGGTCACTGGCGCACGCTCACCTTCTTGGCCGCATTGCGCTGCGACCGGCTGACGGCGCCTTGCGTGTTCGACGGGCCGATCAATGGTCAGTGCTTCCGCGCCTATGTCGAGCAGCAACTCGTGCCGGTGCTGGAACCTGGCGATATCGTCGTCATGGACAATCTCGGCAGCCACAAGGCCGCAGCCATTCGCCAAGCCATCAAGGCCGCCGGTGCCAGGCTCTGGTTCCTGCCGCCCTATTCGCCCGACCTCAACCCGATCGAGCAGGCCTTCGCCAAGATCAAGCATTGGATGCGCCAAGCCCAAATGCGCACCCTTGAGGATACATGGCGTCACGTCGGCCACCTCATCTCAAACATCAGCCAAGACGAATGCGCAAATTATCTCGAAAATGCAGGATACGCTTCTGTTAAAAACTGA
- a CDS encoding HAD family hydrolase translates to MNTLTTIGFDADDTLWENEHFFRLTEAHFAELLADYAEPEHLSARLLDAEKRNLAHYGFGIKGFTLSMIETAIEITDGKVPGDIIARIVAAGREMLSHPVNTLPHVHETLEALTASHTLVLITKGDLFDQERKLAQSGLGDFFNAVEIVSDKSPATYSTAFARHGDGPEQAMMVGNSLRSDVLPAIEAGGWGTYVPHALTWDYERAEEPDNAPRFAKIETLAELRPLIERLER, encoded by the coding sequence ATGAACACCCTAACGACAATCGGCTTTGACGCCGACGACACGCTTTGGGAAAACGAGCACTTCTTTCGGCTGACCGAAGCCCATTTCGCAGAACTGCTGGCCGATTACGCCGAGCCCGAGCATCTCTCTGCCCGGCTGCTGGACGCCGAAAAGCGCAACCTCGCTCATTATGGCTTCGGCATCAAAGGCTTCACCCTCTCGATGATTGAAACCGCCATCGAGATCACCGACGGCAAGGTGCCCGGCGATATCATCGCCCGCATCGTTGCCGCCGGCCGCGAAATGCTCAGCCACCCCGTCAACACCCTGCCCCACGTCCACGAGACACTTGAAGCCCTCACCGCCAGCCACACACTGGTGCTGATCACCAAGGGCGATCTGTTCGATCAGGAGCGCAAGCTGGCGCAATCCGGTCTGGGCGATTTTTTTAACGCCGTAGAGATCGTCTCCGACAAGTCCCCCGCCACCTATTCGACCGCCTTCGCGCGCCACGGCGACGGCCCAGAACAGGCCATGATGGTTGGAAATTCCCTCCGCTCGGACGTTCTCCCCGCCATCGAAGCGGGCGGATGGGGCACTTACGTCCCCCACGCGCTCACTTGGGACTACGAACGCGCCGAAGAGCCCGACAACGCTCCCCGTTTCGCCAAAATCGAAACGCTGGCCGAACTGCGCCCCCTGATCGAACGCCTCGAGCGCTAG
- a CDS encoding sensor domain-containing diguanylate cyclase yields MKNILLREAAAPAVTSNRETDSLGLYEQAASIVPMGAFSCNLADERLSWTGGVFDMFGLSGERPPERQATVEMYTEASRALLGRKRSHAIATCSSFSLDANIIRPDGTERWIRINAAVRSVNGRAETLYGMKQDITEDHARWEILRAQAECDPLTGVANRMRFQRFLERPNDEPALGRIGALILFDLDGFKQINDRWGHAAGDACLVAFGERLKRAFPQARLVSRIGGDEFAVLLPPVGSASKTERDVRWLTQSLLSPVPWNGDRLPIGASVGIAFASRAYELDPQHLFVVADRNLYEAKKAAATGTAWA; encoded by the coding sequence ATGAAGAACATACTTTTGAGAGAAGCCGCCGCTCCGGCAGTCACAAGCAATCGGGAAACTGACTCGCTCGGCCTTTATGAGCAGGCCGCATCGATCGTTCCCATGGGCGCCTTCTCCTGCAACCTTGCAGATGAACGGCTGAGCTGGACCGGCGGGGTCTTCGATATGTTCGGCCTCTCTGGCGAACGCCCTCCCGAGCGCCAGGCCACCGTGGAAATGTACACGGAAGCCTCGCGCGCATTGCTCGGCCGCAAGCGGTCCCACGCCATCGCCACCTGCTCGAGCTTCTCGCTCGATGCAAACATCATTCGCCCCGACGGCACAGAGCGCTGGATACGGATCAACGCAGCCGTGCGTAGCGTAAATGGGCGGGCCGAAACCCTGTACGGCATGAAGCAGGACATCACCGAGGACCATGCGAGATGGGAAATCCTGCGCGCCCAGGCGGAATGCGATCCTTTGACCGGGGTCGCCAATCGCATGCGTTTTCAACGTTTCCTTGAAAGACCCAACGATGAACCGGCACTCGGACGAATCGGCGCGCTGATCCTGTTCGATCTCGATGGCTTCAAGCAGATCAACGACCGCTGGGGCCACGCCGCGGGCGATGCCTGCCTTGTCGCGTTCGGCGAACGCCTCAAAAGGGCATTTCCGCAGGCGCGTCTGGTTTCTCGTATCGGCGGCGACGAATTTGCGGTCCTGCTTCCGCCGGTTGGCTCGGCCAGCAAGACCGAGCGCGATGTGCGCTGGTTGACCCAGAGCCTTCTCTCTCCAGTGCCCTGGAATGGCGACCGGCTTCCCATCGGGGCTTCGGTCGGCATTGCTTTTGCTTCAAGAGCCTATGAACTCGACCCGCAGCATTTGTTCGTCGTGGCCGACAGGAATCTCTACGAGGCCAAAAAGGCAGCCGCCACCGGCACCGCTTGGGCCTGA
- a CDS encoding MarR family winged helix-turn-helix transcriptional regulator, whose translation MFDYQAATPHWVNRLSFLIRAEVQQRFKAAGHAITAEEWAMLMMLWAKAPQSMGQLAAMSLRDRTTVTRLVDSMVAKDLLRRTADPRDRRSVLVDLGPKGRALEAPLTAIVSDFIAQATKGLSPEEVAGANAVLKKMTANILGEDDALG comes from the coding sequence ATGTTCGACTATCAAGCCGCCACGCCCCATTGGGTCAATCGCCTGTCGTTTCTCATCCGCGCCGAAGTGCAGCAGCGCTTCAAGGCGGCTGGCCACGCCATAACGGCCGAGGAATGGGCAATGCTCATGATGCTCTGGGCCAAAGCCCCGCAATCGATGGGCCAGTTGGCCGCCATGTCCTTGCGAGACCGGACCACGGTCACCCGGCTGGTCGATTCCATGGTCGCCAAGGACCTCCTCCGGCGCACTGCCGACCCCAGGGACCGTCGCTCGGTCCTGGTCGATCTCGGGCCGAAGGGCCGGGCCCTCGAAGCCCCCCTTACCGCCATCGTCAGCGATTTCATTGCCCAGGCCACAAAAGGACTTTCGCCCGAGGAAGTCGCCGGTGCCAATGCGGTGCTCAAAAAGATGACAGCAAACATTCTCGGTGAGGACGACGCACTCGGTTAA
- a CDS encoding DUF3072 domain-containing protein — translation MSDLHPGIATANPDAFRVNDHEDYQSGEGPMTPSQAAELLCLAQRAEEPDAYDDDLTSLEAINRIKLLKRKLDG, via the coding sequence ATGTCAGACCTTCACCCAGGTATCGCCACAGCAAATCCCGACGCCTTCCGCGTCAACGATCATGAAGATTACCAGTCCGGTGAAGGCCCCATGACCCCCTCACAGGCCGCCGAGCTGCTCTGCCTCGCCCAGCGCGCCGAGGAACCCGACGCCTATGATGACGACCTCACCAGCCTCGAAGCGATCAACCGCATCAAGCTGCTGAAACGCAAGCTGGACGGATAG
- a CDS encoding SDR family oxidoreductase — protein sequence MSQLKNKIAIITGATSGIGEAAALLFARKGACLVISGRRQDKLNDLVRQIDNLGASVVAVAGDVREESHAQACVDTATSQFGGLDIAFNNAGAATAMGSVTDLDPTEWQEVMETNLTSAFLGSRHQIPAMLKRGGGSLIFTSSFVGNTVGFPGMAAYAAAKAGLVGLVQTLAAEYGAQGVRANALLPGGVDTPSNAANLPGAAPEMRGFIESLHALKRLGKPEELAQAALFLASDASSFLTGTAVLADGGVSITRT from the coding sequence ATGTCTCAGCTCAAAAACAAAATCGCCATCATCACCGGTGCCACTTCGGGCATCGGCGAAGCCGCGGCGCTGCTCTTCGCTCGTAAGGGTGCATGCCTTGTCATTTCGGGCCGTCGGCAGGACAAGCTCAACGATCTCGTAAGACAAATCGACAATCTCGGCGCCAGCGTCGTGGCCGTTGCTGGCGATGTGCGCGAGGAGAGCCACGCCCAGGCTTGCGTTGACACCGCGACGAGCCAGTTCGGTGGTCTCGACATCGCCTTCAATAACGCTGGCGCCGCCACTGCCATGGGTTCGGTGACCGATCTCGATCCCACTGAATGGCAGGAGGTCATGGAGACCAATCTTACCAGCGCATTTCTCGGCTCGCGTCACCAGATCCCGGCCATGCTCAAACGCGGGGGCGGGTCGTTGATTTTCACCTCGAGCTTCGTGGGCAACACGGTCGGCTTCCCCGGCATGGCGGCCTATGCCGCTGCCAAGGCCGGGCTGGTCGGCCTCGTTCAGACGCTCGCCGCCGAATACGGCGCTCAGGGAGTCCGCGCCAACGCTCTGCTGCCCGGAGGCGTCGATACGCCGTCGAACGCGGCGAACCTTCCAGGCGCTGCGCCGGAAATGCGCGGGTTCATCGAAAGCCTGCACGCGCTCAAGCGCCTTGGCAAACCCGAGGAGCTGGCACAAGCGGCCCTCTTCCTTGCTTCTGATGCGTCCAGCTTTCTGACCGGCACAGCAGTACTGGCCGATGGCGGCGTCTCGATCACCCGAACGTAA